A genomic window from Micromonospora violae includes:
- the pyrF gene encoding orotidine-5'-phosphate decarboxylase: MESFGTRLHRAITERGPLCVGIDPHPGLLAQWGLPDDVEGLDRFSRTVVEALGDRVAVVKPQSAFFERFGSRGVAILESTIRQLRDAGSLVLLDVKRGDIGSTVSAYAAAYLDPSSPVYVDAVTASPFLGVGSLAPMFELAAEHGGGVFVLALTSNPEGAAVQRAVTADGRTVAQTVIDEISQLNRGASPLGSFGLVVGATIGDTGHDLSGVGGPLLAPGLGAQGAGAADLRTVFGSSLASVLPSYSREVLSAGPDVAALRAAAERVLVDCRAVLPAR; encoded by the coding sequence ATGGAGAGCTTCGGTACCCGGCTGCACCGGGCGATCACCGAGCGGGGCCCACTCTGTGTGGGCATCGATCCGCATCCCGGTCTGCTGGCCCAGTGGGGCCTCCCGGACGACGTCGAGGGGCTCGACCGGTTCAGCCGCACCGTCGTGGAAGCACTCGGTGACCGGGTTGCGGTAGTCAAGCCTCAGTCGGCCTTTTTCGAGCGGTTCGGGTCCCGAGGTGTGGCGATTCTTGAGTCAACTATCCGACAGTTGCGAGATGCCGGCTCGCTCGTTCTGCTCGACGTCAAGCGCGGCGACATCGGCTCGACGGTGAGCGCGTACGCCGCCGCGTACCTCGATCCATCCAGCCCGGTGTATGTCGACGCGGTCACCGCGAGCCCCTTTCTCGGGGTCGGCTCGCTGGCGCCGATGTTCGAGCTGGCCGCCGAGCACGGCGGCGGCGTGTTCGTGCTGGCCCTCACCTCCAACCCCGAGGGCGCGGCCGTGCAGCGCGCCGTCACGGCCGACGGTCGCACCGTCGCGCAGACCGTGATCGACGAGATTTCCCAGCTCAACAGGGGTGCGAGCCCGCTCGGGAGCTTCGGGCTGGTGGTCGGCGCGACCATCGGTGACACCGGTCACGACCTCTCCGGAGTGGGCGGCCCGCTGCTCGCCCCGGGGCTCGGCGCGCAGGGTGCCGGCGCGGCCGATCTGCGTACCGTCTTCGGTTCGAGCCTCGCCTCGGTGCTCCCGTCGTACTCCCGGGAAGTGCTCTCGGCCGGCCCTGATGTGGCCGCGCTGCGGGCCGCAGCGGAGCGCGTGTTGGTCGACTGCCGGGCCGTCCTGCCTGCCCGGTGA
- the rpoZ gene encoding DNA-directed RNA polymerase subunit omega has protein sequence MGSIANPEGITNPPIDELLEKTTSKYALVIFAAKRARQVNAYYSQLGEGLLEYVGPLVETTPQEKPLSIAMREINSGLLTAEPTDQP, from the coding sequence GTGGGATCCATCGCCAACCCCGAAGGCATCACCAACCCGCCGATCGACGAGCTCCTCGAGAAGACGACGTCGAAGTACGCGCTGGTCATCTTCGCCGCCAAGCGCGCGCGCCAGGTCAACGCCTACTACAGCCAGCTCGGTGAGGGTCTGCTGGAGTACGTCGGTCCGCTCGTCGAGACCACTCCGCAGGAGAAGCCGCTCTCGATCGCCATGCGCGAGATCAACTCGGGCCTGCTCACCGCAGAGCCGACCGACCAGCCGTAA
- a CDS encoding guanylate kinase — protein sequence MSTDDEARPAARLTVLAGPSGSGRESVVELVRARSPSVWIPVAATTRPRRESEVDGVDRVFLAPAEFDRRVVDGELLEWSRIGSYRRGTPFPPLRARLDAGQPVLLPLDLRGATLVRARLPDARLVLLSPPGYAPDATVAVAVEHTLTHDHTERVVEELVGLLGSSYPDPAWSRVRG from the coding sequence GTGAGCACGGATGACGAGGCGCGCCCGGCGGCTCGGCTCACTGTCCTGGCTGGACCTTCGGGTTCCGGCAGGGAGAGTGTCGTCGAGCTCGTCCGGGCGCGTTCTCCGTCCGTGTGGATCCCGGTCGCGGCGACCACCAGGCCGCGCCGGGAGTCGGAGGTCGACGGGGTCGACCGCGTCTTCCTCGCCCCCGCCGAGTTCGATCGCCGGGTCGTCGACGGCGAGCTGTTGGAGTGGTCCCGGATCGGTTCGTACCGCCGGGGCACCCCGTTCCCGCCGCTGCGCGCCCGGCTCGACGCCGGCCAGCCGGTGCTGCTCCCGCTCGACCTGCGCGGCGCCACCCTGGTCCGTGCCCGCCTGCCCGATGCCCGGCTGGTGCTGCTGAGCCCACCCGGGTACGCGCCGGACGCCACCGTGGCCGTCGCCGTCGAGCACACGCTGACCCACGACCACACCGAACGGGTGGTAGAGGAGCTGGTAGGCTTACTCGGTTCTTCTTATCCGGATCCGGCCTGGTCGCGCGTGCGTGGCTGA
- a CDS encoding quinone-dependent dihydroorotate dehydrogenase gives MTVFERVVRPGLFRLGGGDAEAAHEWTLRRLAALSRRPAALGALRARYAVDAPRTVFGVRFPNPIGLAAGMDKDGAALPAWPALGFGFVEVGTVTAHAQPGNPRPRLFRLPASEAVVNRMGFNNAGAAALAARLTALPRPLGVPLGISLGKSKVTALDAAVEDYLASYRALRGHGDYFAVNVSSPNTPGLRSLQDRAHLDALLGALVGEKPVLVKIAPDLTEAAIAELLEVCLARGAAGVIATNTTLSRDGLASVDVERGAQAGGLSGRPLTARARDVVAFVHRETGGRLPIIGVGGVLDPDDATRMVDAGAALVQLYTGFIYRGPALVRAAARAAATSTAPDPVAGR, from the coding sequence GTGACAGTGTTCGAGCGGGTGGTGCGGCCGGGGTTGTTCCGGCTTGGTGGCGGGGACGCCGAGGCGGCGCACGAGTGGACACTGCGGCGGTTGGCGGCGCTGTCCCGGCGGCCGGCCGCACTCGGCGCGCTCCGAGCCCGGTACGCGGTCGACGCGCCGCGCACGGTGTTCGGGGTGCGGTTCCCCAACCCGATCGGGTTGGCCGCCGGGATGGACAAGGACGGCGCGGCGCTGCCGGCCTGGCCGGCGCTCGGCTTCGGTTTCGTGGAGGTCGGCACGGTCACCGCGCACGCCCAGCCGGGCAACCCCCGGCCGAGGCTGTTCCGGTTGCCGGCGAGTGAGGCCGTGGTCAACCGGATGGGCTTCAACAACGCCGGGGCCGCCGCGCTGGCCGCCCGGCTCACGGCGTTGCCGCGCCCGCTCGGGGTGCCGCTGGGCATCTCGCTGGGCAAGTCCAAGGTGACAGCGCTCGACGCCGCGGTCGAGGATTACCTGGCCTCGTACCGGGCGCTGCGCGGGCACGGTGACTACTTCGCGGTGAACGTGTCCTCCCCGAACACCCCGGGCCTGCGCTCGTTGCAGGACCGCGCCCACCTGGACGCGCTGCTCGGCGCGCTGGTGGGGGAGAAGCCGGTGCTGGTCAAGATCGCACCAGATCTGACCGAGGCGGCGATCGCCGAACTGTTGGAGGTCTGCCTGGCCCGTGGTGCTGCCGGGGTGATCGCCACCAACACCACCCTGTCTCGGGACGGGCTGGCCAGCGTCGACGTCGAGCGTGGCGCGCAGGCCGGTGGCCTCTCCGGTCGGCCGCTCACCGCGCGGGCCCGCGACGTGGTCGCCTTCGTCCACCGGGAGACCGGCGGTCGGCTGCCGATCATCGGCGTCGGCGGTGTCCTGGATCCGGACGACGCGACCCGGATGGTCGATGCCGGCGCCGCCCTGGTGCAGCTCTACACCGGCTTCATCTACCGAGGCCCGGCCCTGGTCCGCGCCGCCGCTCGCGCGGCTGCCACGTCGACGGCACCGGATCCCGTCGCGGGCCGGTGA
- the mihF gene encoding integration host factor, actinobacterial type, producing MPLPSLTPEQRAAALEKAAEIRKARAQLKEQLKQGKTTLGAVLERAESDDVVGKLKVSAVLQAMPGIGKIRATQIMEKLKIADSRRLRGLGEQQRKALLGEFAAN from the coding sequence GTGCCGCTCCCGTCACTGACCCCCGAACAACGCGCTGCCGCGCTCGAGAAGGCCGCGGAGATCCGCAAGGCCCGTGCTCAGCTGAAGGAGCAGCTCAAGCAGGGCAAGACCACCCTCGGTGCTGTCCTCGAGCGGGCCGAGAGCGACGACGTCGTCGGCAAGCTCAAGGTGTCCGCCGTCCTGCAGGCCATGCCGGGCATCGGCAAGATCCGGGCTACCCAGATCATGGAGAAGCTCAAGATCGCCGACAGCCGTCGCCTGCGTGGCCTCGGCGAGCAGCAGCGCAAGGCACTGCTTGGAGAGTTCGCCGCCAACTGA
- a CDS encoding adenosylmethionine--8-amino-7-oxononanoate transaminase has product MTPEEILTADRAHVWHPYAALPPASRPYVVRSAEGVRLTLADGREVVDGMSSWWAAIHGYRHPVLDAAVTDQLGRMSHVMFGGLTHEPAVRLAQTLVELAPDGLEHVFLADSGSVSVEVAVKMCLQYQRAIGRPQRRRLATWRGGYHGDTFHPMSVCDPEGGMHHLWGDVLPRQVFAPVPPGGFTDPPDDAYLAALVETVERHADELAAVIVEPVVQGAGGMRFHHPGYLRVLREVTRAHGILLIFDEIATGFGRTGAMFAAEHAGVTPDVLCVGKALTGGYLTLAATLCTPEVAQGISAAGVLAHGPTFMGNPLACAVANASIGLLRAGDWAGQVARVSAGLRAGLEPLRGAPGVADVRVLGAIGVVQLDHEVDLGAATAAAVAQGVWLRPFRDLIYTMPPYVTDDADLARIATGVAAAVAAG; this is encoded by the coding sequence GTGACACCCGAGGAGATCCTGACCGCCGACCGGGCGCATGTCTGGCATCCGTACGCCGCGTTGCCGCCGGCGAGCCGGCCGTACGTGGTGCGCAGCGCCGAGGGGGTACGGCTGACCCTGGCCGACGGACGTGAGGTGGTGGACGGGATGTCGTCCTGGTGGGCGGCGATCCACGGCTACCGACACCCGGTCCTGGACGCGGCGGTGACCGACCAGCTCGGCCGGATGAGCCACGTGATGTTCGGCGGGCTCACCCACGAGCCGGCGGTGCGGCTCGCCCAGACCCTGGTCGAGCTGGCCCCGGACGGGTTGGAGCACGTGTTCCTGGCCGACTCCGGCTCGGTCAGCGTCGAGGTGGCCGTGAAGATGTGCCTGCAGTACCAGCGGGCCATCGGGCGACCCCAGCGTCGCCGGCTGGCGACCTGGCGGGGTGGCTACCACGGCGACACGTTCCACCCGATGAGCGTCTGCGACCCCGAGGGCGGGATGCACCACCTCTGGGGCGACGTGCTGCCCCGGCAGGTGTTCGCCCCGGTCCCGCCGGGCGGCTTCACCGACCCGCCCGACGACGCGTACCTGGCGGCGCTGGTGGAGACGGTCGAGCGGCACGCCGACGAACTGGCCGCCGTGATCGTCGAGCCCGTCGTCCAGGGTGCCGGCGGGATGCGCTTCCACCACCCGGGTTACCTGCGCGTGTTGCGTGAGGTGACCCGCGCGCACGGGATTCTGCTGATCTTCGACGAGATCGCCACCGGGTTCGGCCGTACCGGTGCGATGTTCGCCGCCGAACACGCCGGGGTGACGCCGGACGTGCTGTGCGTGGGCAAGGCGCTGACCGGCGGGTACCTGACCCTCGCGGCGACCCTGTGCACCCCGGAGGTGGCCCAGGGCATCTCGGCGGCCGGCGTGCTGGCGCACGGGCCCACGTTCATGGGCAACCCCCTGGCCTGTGCGGTGGCGAACGCCTCCATCGGGCTGCTGCGGGCCGGAGACTGGGCCGGACAGGTCGCCAGGGTCTCCGCCGGCCTGCGTGCCGGCCTGGAGCCCCTGCGTGGCGCGCCGGGGGTGGCCGATGTACGGGTGCTCGGCGCGATCGGCGTGGTCCAGCTCGACCACGAGGTCGACCTCGGCGCGGCGACCGCGGCCGCGGTCGCCCAGGGGGTGTGGCTGCGTCCGTTCCGCGACCTGATCTACACGATGCCGCCGTACGTCACCGACGACGCCGACCTGGCCCGGATCGCGACCGGGGTGGCGGCGGCGGTGGCGGCCGGCTGA
- the coaBC gene encoding bifunctional phosphopantothenoylcysteine decarboxylase/phosphopantothenate--cysteine ligase CoaBC yields the protein MSASIVLGVGGGIAAYKACELLRLFTESGHRVRVVPTASALRFVGAPTWAALSGQPVADDVWTDVHEVPHVRLGKQADLVVVAPTTTDLLAKAAHGLADDLLTNTLLTARCPVLLAPAMHTEMWEHPATVANVATLRSRGVRVIEPAVGRLTGADTGKGRLPDPAEIFAVAGRLLARGASAPADLAGRRVVVTAGGTREPLDPVRFLGNRSSGKQGYAFARAAVARGARVTLIAANVDLADPAGVDLIRVGTTAELREATVKAAVDADAVVMAAAPADFRPATYATGKIKKSDDGVAPTIELVTNPDIAAELGQRKRPDQVLVVFAAETGDAEANGRAKLARKRADLIVVNEVGPDLVFGADTNTVTVIGADGSVSRLPEQAKDAVADAVWDLVVARLANRS from the coding sequence ATGTCCGCCTCGATCGTTCTCGGGGTCGGTGGCGGCATCGCCGCCTACAAGGCGTGCGAGCTGCTGAGACTCTTCACCGAATCGGGTCACCGGGTTCGGGTTGTGCCAACCGCGTCGGCGCTCCGCTTCGTCGGAGCGCCGACCTGGGCCGCGCTCTCCGGTCAACCCGTCGCCGACGACGTCTGGACCGACGTGCACGAGGTGCCGCACGTCCGGCTCGGTAAGCAGGCCGACCTCGTGGTGGTCGCGCCGACCACCACCGACCTGCTCGCCAAGGCCGCGCACGGCCTCGCCGACGACCTGCTCACCAACACCCTGCTGACCGCCCGCTGCCCGGTCCTGCTGGCCCCGGCCATGCACACCGAGATGTGGGAGCACCCCGCCACCGTGGCCAACGTCGCCACGCTGCGGTCCCGGGGTGTGCGGGTCATCGAGCCCGCCGTCGGCCGGCTCACCGGCGCCGACACCGGCAAGGGTCGGCTGCCCGACCCGGCGGAGATCTTCGCCGTCGCCGGTCGGCTCCTGGCCCGCGGTGCCTCCGCCCCCGCCGACCTGGCCGGTCGTCGGGTGGTCGTCACCGCCGGTGGCACCCGTGAGCCCCTGGACCCGGTCCGTTTCCTGGGCAACCGCTCGTCGGGCAAGCAGGGGTACGCGTTCGCCCGTGCGGCGGTCGCCCGGGGCGCCCGGGTCACCCTGATCGCGGCCAACGTCGACCTCGCCGACCCGGCCGGCGTCGACCTGATCCGGGTGGGCACCACCGCCGAGCTGCGGGAGGCGACCGTCAAGGCCGCCGTCGACGCCGACGCGGTGGTGATGGCGGCGGCTCCGGCCGATTTCCGGCCCGCGACGTACGCGACTGGCAAAATCAAGAAGTCGGACGACGGCGTCGCACCCACCATCGAGCTCGTCACCAACCCGGACATCGCGGCGGAGCTCGGCCAGCGCAAACGACCAGATCAGGTGTTGGTGGTGTTCGCCGCCGAGACCGGCGACGCCGAGGCCAACGGCCGGGCGAAACTCGCCCGGAAGCGGGCCGACCTGATCGTGGTCAACGAGGTCGGCCCGGACCTGGTCTTCGGCGCCGACACCAACACCGTGACGGTGATCGGCGCGGACGGTTCGGTGAGCCGGCTGCCCGAGCAGGCCAAGGACGCGGTGGCCGACGCCGTCTGGGATCTCGTCGTGGCGCGGCTGGCCAACCGCTCCTGA
- the carB gene encoding carbamoyl-phosphate synthase large subunit, whose protein sequence is MPKRTDLKHILVIGSGPIVIGQACEFDYSGTQACRVLRSEGIRVSLVNSNPATIMTDPEFADATYVEPITPEFVELVIAKERPDAILATLGGQTALNTAVALHEGGVLEKYGVELIGANIDAINRGEDRQLFKEIVAKAGVRLGVDDPSALVPRSRVCHSMEEVEATVAELGLPVVIRPSFTMGGLGSGMAHTPEDLARIAGDGLTASPVHEVLIEESVLGWKEYELELMRDRHDNVVVVCSIENIDPMGVHTGDSVTVAPAMTLTDREYQRLRDLGIAVLREVGVDTGGCNIQFAINPADGRIVVIEMNPRVSRSSALASKATGFPIAKIAAKLAIGYTLDEIPNDITLKTPAAFEPSLDYVVVKIPRFAFEKFPGADPELTTTMKSVGEAMSLGRNFTEALNKAMRSMETKSAGFWSVPDPAGVTLADTLAALRVPHDGRLYTVERALRLGASIAEVAEASGGIDPWFLDQIAALIELRAEIVDAPVLDADLLRRAKRAGLSDRQLAALRPELAAEDGVRTLRHRLDVRPVYKTVDTCAAEFEATTPYHYSTYDLETEVAPSDRPKVLILGSGPNRIGQGIEFDYSCVHAVQALRAAGYETVMVNCNPETVSTDYDTADRLYFEPLTFEDVLEVWHAEDSSGRAAGGPGVVGVVVQLGGQTPLGLAQRLKNAGVPIVGTSPESIHLAEERGAFGAVLARAGLRAPAHGMATSYDEAKTIADEIGYPVLVRPSYVLGGRGMEIVYDDPTLRDYIGRATDISPDHPVLVDRFLDDAIEIDVDALCDADGEVYIGGVMEHIEEAGIHSGDSSCALPPITLAGSHLADVRRYTEAIARGVGVRGLLNVQYALKDDVLYVLEANPRASRTVPFVSKATAVPLAKAAARIALGASIAELRAEGLLPATGDGGTMPADAPVAVKEAVLPFKRFRTRAGKGIDSLLGPEMKSTGEVMGIDTNFGHAFAKSQSAAYGSLPTAGKIFVSVANRDKRGMIFPIKRLADLGFEIVATAGTAEVLRRHGIACEQIRKHYQAGAGDDAVSLIGGGHVALVINTPQGSGASARSDGYEIRSAAVTADIPCITTVPGAAAAVMGIEARIRGDMQVRPLQDLHAILRAAQ, encoded by the coding sequence ATGCCTAAGCGGACCGATCTCAAGCACATCCTCGTGATCGGCTCCGGGCCGATCGTCATCGGGCAGGCCTGCGAGTTCGACTACTCCGGCACCCAGGCGTGCCGGGTCCTGCGCAGTGAGGGGATCCGGGTCAGCCTGGTCAACTCCAACCCGGCAACGATCATGACGGATCCGGAGTTCGCCGACGCGACCTACGTCGAGCCGATCACCCCGGAGTTCGTGGAGCTGGTCATCGCCAAGGAGCGCCCGGACGCGATCCTCGCGACCCTCGGCGGGCAGACCGCGCTGAACACCGCCGTCGCCCTGCACGAGGGCGGCGTGCTGGAGAAGTACGGCGTGGAGCTGATCGGCGCGAACATCGACGCCATCAACCGGGGCGAGGACCGGCAGCTGTTCAAGGAGATCGTGGCGAAGGCCGGCGTCCGGCTGGGTGTCGACGACCCGAGCGCGCTGGTGCCCCGCTCGCGGGTCTGCCACTCGATGGAGGAGGTCGAGGCGACCGTCGCCGAGCTGGGTCTCCCGGTGGTGATCCGGCCGTCGTTCACCATGGGTGGCCTGGGCTCCGGGATGGCGCACACCCCGGAGGACCTGGCCCGCATCGCCGGTGACGGCCTCACCGCCAGCCCGGTGCACGAGGTCCTCATCGAGGAGAGCGTGCTCGGCTGGAAGGAGTACGAGCTTGAGCTGATGCGGGACCGCCACGACAACGTGGTGGTGGTCTGCTCGATCGAGAACATCGACCCGATGGGCGTGCACACCGGCGACAGCGTCACCGTGGCCCCGGCCATGACGCTCACCGACCGGGAGTACCAGCGCCTGCGCGACCTGGGCATCGCCGTGCTGCGCGAGGTCGGGGTGGACACCGGCGGCTGCAACATCCAGTTCGCGATCAACCCGGCCGACGGCCGGATCGTCGTGATCGAGATGAACCCGCGGGTGTCGCGCTCCTCGGCGCTGGCCTCCAAGGCGACCGGCTTCCCGATCGCGAAGATCGCCGCGAAGCTGGCCATCGGCTACACCCTCGACGAGATCCCCAACGACATCACCCTGAAGACGCCGGCGGCGTTCGAGCCGTCCCTCGACTACGTGGTGGTGAAGATCCCCCGGTTCGCGTTCGAGAAGTTCCCCGGCGCGGACCCGGAGCTGACCACCACGATGAAGTCGGTGGGCGAGGCGATGAGTCTCGGTCGCAACTTCACCGAGGCGCTGAACAAGGCGATGCGCTCGATGGAAACCAAGTCGGCCGGTTTCTGGAGCGTGCCGGACCCGGCGGGCGTCACCCTGGCGGACACTCTCGCCGCGCTGCGCGTCCCGCACGACGGCCGGTTGTACACCGTCGAGCGGGCGCTGCGCCTCGGGGCGTCGATCGCCGAGGTCGCCGAGGCGTCCGGCGGGATCGACCCGTGGTTCCTGGACCAGATCGCCGCGTTGATCGAGCTGCGCGCCGAGATCGTCGACGCGCCGGTGCTCGACGCCGACCTGTTGCGCCGCGCCAAGCGGGCGGGTCTGTCCGACCGGCAGCTCGCCGCGCTGCGCCCGGAGTTGGCGGCCGAGGACGGCGTACGGACCCTGCGGCACCGGCTCGACGTGCGCCCGGTCTACAAGACCGTGGACACCTGCGCGGCCGAGTTCGAGGCGACCACGCCCTACCACTACTCGACGTACGACCTGGAGACCGAGGTCGCGCCGTCGGACCGGCCGAAGGTGCTGATCCTGGGCTCCGGCCCGAACCGGATCGGGCAGGGCATCGAGTTCGACTACTCCTGCGTGCACGCGGTCCAGGCGTTGCGGGCGGCCGGTTACGAGACCGTCATGGTCAACTGCAACCCGGAGACGGTCTCCACCGACTACGACACCGCCGACCGGCTCTACTTCGAGCCGCTGACCTTCGAGGACGTCCTGGAGGTCTGGCACGCCGAGGACTCGTCCGGCCGGGCGGCCGGCGGACCGGGCGTGGTCGGGGTGGTCGTGCAGCTCGGCGGGCAGACCCCGCTGGGGCTGGCGCAGCGGCTCAAGAACGCGGGTGTGCCGATCGTCGGCACCTCCCCGGAGTCGATCCACCTGGCCGAGGAGCGGGGCGCGTTCGGCGCGGTGCTGGCCCGGGCCGGGCTGCGCGCGCCGGCGCACGGCATGGCCACCTCGTACGACGAGGCCAAGACGATCGCCGACGAGATCGGCTACCCGGTGCTGGTCCGGCCGTCGTACGTGCTGGGCGGTCGGGGCATGGAGATCGTCTACGACGACCCGACGCTGCGCGACTACATCGGTCGGGCCACCGACATCTCCCCGGACCACCCGGTGCTGGTGGACCGCTTCCTCGACGACGCCATCGAAATCGACGTGGACGCGCTGTGCGACGCCGACGGTGAGGTCTACATCGGCGGCGTGATGGAGCACATCGAGGAGGCGGGTATCCACTCCGGCGACTCCTCCTGCGCGCTCCCGCCGATCACCCTCGCGGGCTCGCACCTGGCCGACGTTCGCCGCTACACCGAGGCCATCGCCCGTGGCGTCGGCGTCCGCGGCCTGCTCAACGTGCAGTACGCCCTCAAGGACGACGTGCTCTACGTACTGGAGGCCAACCCTCGGGCGTCGCGGACCGTGCCGTTCGTCTCCAAGGCCACGGCGGTGCCGCTGGCGAAGGCGGCGGCCCGGATCGCGCTCGGGGCGAGCATCGCCGAGCTGCGCGCCGAGGGGCTGCTGCCGGCGACCGGGGACGGGGGCACGATGCCCGCGGACGCGCCGGTCGCGGTCAAGGAGGCGGTGCTGCCGTTCAAGCGGTTCCGGACCCGCGCGGGCAAGGGGATCGACTCGTTGCTCGGGCCGGAGATGAAGTCGACCGGCGAGGTGATGGGCATCGACACCAACTTCGGGCACGCCTTCGCCAAGAGCCAGTCCGCCGCGTACGGGTCGCTGCCGACCGCTGGGAAGATCTTCGTCTCGGTGGCGAACCGGGACAAGCGCGGCATGATCTTCCCGATCAAGCGGCTGGCCGACCTGGGCTTCGAGATCGTCGCCACCGCCGGTACGGCGGAGGTGCTGCGCCGGCACGGCATCGCCTGCGAGCAGATCCGCAAGCACTACCAGGCCGGTGCGGGCGACGACGCGGTGTCGCTGATCGGCGGCGGCCACGTGGCGCTGGTGATCAACACGCCGCAGGGTTCGGGTGCCAGCGCCCGCTCCGACGGGTACGAGATCCGCAGCGCGGCCGTCACCGCGGACATCCCCTGCATCACCACGGTCCCCGGCGCCGCCGCGGCCGTGATGGGCATTGAGGCGCGGATCCGCGGCGACATGCAGGTACGCCCCCTGCAGGACCTGCACGCGATCCTCCGGGCGGCCCAGTGA